In Eschrichtius robustus isolate mEscRob2 chromosome 11, mEscRob2.pri, whole genome shotgun sequence, the following proteins share a genomic window:
- the LOC137771584 gene encoding single-stranded DNA-binding protein, mitochondrial, translated as MFRRPVVQVLHQFVRHESEIAGSLVLERSLNRVQLLGRVGQDPVMRQVEGKNPVTIFSLATNEMWRSGENETHQMGDVSQKTTWHRISVFRPGLRDVAYQYVKKGSRIYVEGKVDYGEYMDKNNVRRQATTIIADNIIFLSDQTKEKA; from the coding sequence ATGTTTCGAAGACCTGTAGTGCAGGTCCTTCATCAGTTTGTAAGACATGAGTCTGAAATAGCTGGCAGTTTGGTTCTCGAAAGATCTCTGAATCGTGTGCAGTTACTTGGTCGAGTAGGTCAGGACCCTGTCATGAGACAGGtagaaggaaaaaacccagtcaCAATATTTTCTCTAGCAACAAATGAGATGTGGCGATCAGGGGAAAATGAAACACACCAAATGGGTGATGTCAGTCAAAAGACAACGTGGCACAGAATTTCAGTATTCCGACCAGGCCTGAGAGATGTGGCATATCAGTATGTGAAAAAGGGGTCTCGAATTTATGTGGAAGGGAAAGTAGACTATGGTGAATATATGGATAAAAATAATGTGAGACGACAAGCAACAACAATTATAGCTGATAACATTATATTTCTGAGTGACCAGACGAAGGAGAAGGCATAG